Proteins encoded together in one Acipenser ruthenus chromosome 40, fAciRut3.2 maternal haplotype, whole genome shotgun sequence window:
- the LOC117397343 gene encoding V-set and immunoglobulin domain-containing protein 10-like 2: protein MGDGSAGVRALWLTIFCCLLPSLAQGLMILDPGEVQYRHIQTKGIVGRSVMLECGQTLPNIFIWGFTKPGTESIKAVVYNYGQGPKLQKLASSLGDLSVISDSASLVFDNLKQSAEGLYTCQALHETSTETKLTYFYIDLLVLVPISKPFIQLSESSPVENAPLWMVCAVENGTGPINFVWERQGRDGVSVRVSESNSSLMNLTVVNRNQTGWYSCLASNEVNQERSDTVWLDIIYGPDEPVINITPYAVTEQGYSAVERDTVSLLCQAPSNPPSQYIWFYNNSQVFSGQQFTISKILRGHTGYYTCLAQNSFLNTRTKTTVTLTVYYLPDEKPACTILPADNYTHLCLWCSWLGGYPPASLRWIGPGERDLGAGSFSNLTQTRTGTETPNNTTFTCLPSHPALRSEASCNTSALLPQGAPRCFAVATRNNEYLMLSCGWEGGLPRALLWWSAGDGTVLGSSEEAANILVLKSSGVYSGKEFVCRGKHPLTVQSQECRFKLEAPVLVTQRSMVSVFEGSDVQLTCILKATYPASEIIWYNNQNQNVWDAPQKYLLQREAAWSNLTVRETDGNHDGGEYWCAATNAVGGAQIPITLNVKKYPSPPNVTISKLLYSRQRTEVELEWMTRGSGDLTGFIVERQVARKSSPSSGTDPADKQDRAPSWETVAGQIDPDVRGHKLSGLDPTTLYAFRIMAVNHRTMGHPSEVKTPADPPFNAYPAVIGAAVAGMIVAAVGTMLVFQYIIRNRDNNPRLHDMFFGIQPAESRENISNPEDEWGAMGSEDGGEPTPQNTEGAVATDSADPTPSAEAPPQPPPPGDENEPVNVTITVTATG, encoded by the exons ATGGGGGATGGATCAGCGGGGGTCCGGGCTCTCTGGTTGACAATCTTCTGCTGTCTCCTGCCCAGCCTCGCTCAGG GTCTTATGATCCTGGACCCAGGGGAGGTTCAGTACAGGCACATCCAAACCAAGGGCATCGTGGGCCGGTCGGTGATGCTGGAGTGTGGGCAGACGCTGCCCAACATCTTCATCTGGGGGTTCACCAAGCCGGGCACGGAGAGCATCAAGGCGGTGGTCTATAACTACGGACAGGGCCCCAAGCTGCAGAAGCTGGCCAGCAGCCTGGGAGACCTGAGCGTGATCAGCGACAGCGCCTCTCTGGTCTTCGACAACCTGAAGCAGTCTGCGGAGGGACTGTACACCTGCCAGGCACTGCACGAGACCAGCACAGAAACCAAGCTCACCTACTTCTACATAGACCTGCTCGTGCTGG TGCCCATATCGAAGCCCTTCATCCAGCTGAGTGAGTCCTCGCCGGTGGAGAACGCCCCCTTGTGGATGGTGTGTGCAGTAGAGAACGGGACCGGGCCGATAAACTTCGTGTGGGAGCGGCAGGGCCGGGACGGGGTGTCGGTCCGGGTCAGCGAGTCCAACAGCAGCCTGATGAACCTCACCGTGGTCAATCGCAACCAGACGGGCTGGTACTCCTGCCTGGCCAGCAACGAGGTGAACCAGGAGCGCAGCGACACGGTCTGGCTGGACATCATCT ACGGCCCGGACGAGCCAGTGATTAACATCACTCCGTACGCGGTGACGGAGCAGGGCTACTCAGCCGTGGAGCGCGACACGGTCTCCCTGCTCTGCCAGGCGCCCTCCAACCCACCCAGCCAGTACATCTGGTTCTACAACAACTCCCAGGTGTTCTCCGGGCAGCAGTTCACCATCAGCAAGATCCTGCGCGGACACACGGGGTACTACACCTGCCTGGCCCAGAACTCCTTCCTCAACACGCGCACCAAGACCACCGTCACTCTCACCGTCTACT ATCTGCCAGATGAGAAGCCAGCATGCACGATCCTCCCCGCTGACAATTACACTCATCTCTGTCTGTGGTGCTCCTGGCTGGGGGGGTACCCTCCGGCGTCCCTGCGCTGGATCGGACCGGGGGAGAGGGATCTGGGTGCTGGCTCGTTCTCCAACCTGACCCAAACCAGGACCGGAACAGAGACCCCCAACAACACCACCTTCACCTGCCTGCCGTCCCACCCTGCGCTGAGGAGCGAGGCCAGCTGCAACACCTCAGCGT TGCTTCCCCAGGGTGCGCCTCGCTGCTTCGCCGTGGCCACGCGGAACAACGAGTACCTGATGCTGTCATGCGGCTGGGAGGGGGGTCTGCCTCGCGCCCTGCTCTGGTGGTCCGCGGGTGACGGCACTGTCCTGGGGAGCTCCGAGGAGGCTGCCAACATCCTGGTCCTCAAGTCCAGCGGGGTGTACAGCGGGAAGGAGTTTGTGTGCCGCGGAAAACACCCGCTCACCGTGCAGAGCCAGGAGTGCCGCTTCAAACTGg AGGCGCCGGTGCTGGTGACTCAGCGCAGCATGGTCTCTGTGTTCGAGGGCAGCGACGTCCAGCTCACCTGCATCCTCAAGGCCACCTACCCGGCCTCCGAGATCATCTGGTACAACAACCAGAACCAGAACGTGTGGGACGCCCCGCAGAAATACCTGCTGCAGCGCGAGGCAGCCTGGTCCAACCTGACCGTGCGCGAGACCGACGGCAACCACGATGGAGGAGAATACTGGTGCGCAGCAACCAACGCTGTGGGCGGAGCACAGATCCCCATCACACTCAACGTGAAGA AGTACCCCAGCCCTCCCAACGTTACGATCAGTAAGCTGCTGTACTCCCGTCAGCGCACCGAGGTGGAGCTGGAGTGGATGACCAGGGGCTCCGGGGACCTGACCGGCTTCATCGTGGAGAGGCAGGTGGCCAGGAAGTCTTCCCCGTCCTCCGGGACAGACCCAGCGGACAAGCAGGACAGAGCCCCCTCCTGGGAGACGGTGGCCGGACAGATCGACCCTGACGTCAGGGGCCACAAGCTCAGCGGGCTGGACCCCACCACGCTCTACGCCTTCCGGATCATGGCTGTCAATCACCGAACCATGGGCCACCCCTCTGAGGTCAAGACTCCAG CGGACCCCCCCTTCAACGCGTACCCCGCTGTGATCGGAGCCGCCGTCGCGGGCATGATTGTCGCCGCGGTGGGGACCATGCTGGTTTTCCAATACATCATACGCAACCGTGACAATAACCCCC GCTTACATGACATGTTTTTTGGAAT ACAGCCTGCAGAGTCACGTGAGAATATCAGTAACCCTGAAGATGAGTGGGGGGCAATGGGGAGCGAGGACGGAGGGGAGCCCACCCCACAGAACACGG AGGGGGCTGTCGCTACGGACTCTGCAGACCCCACCCCTTCCGCCGAAGCCCCTCCCCAGCCCCCACCGCCGGGAGACGAGAACGAACCAGTCAACGTCACCATCACCGTCACGGCGACCGGGTGA